A single Vespula vulgaris chromosome 3, iyVesVulg1.1, whole genome shotgun sequence DNA region contains:
- the LOC127062343 gene encoding nuclear factor of activated T-cells 5-like isoform X3, translating into MAPDLEKRRQELRRTGSGTSTSPCHEHVGMLLQLARPIPIKFISPTDLYFHGSNAGGSSSTVTGSILRSSAAPNNRTHSINRRAVHQQREQQQQQQSSIPLSGGTAQNSDDHEARATSSAQDACDNSNDSGLGFEERQQQLNTANAWNGVGEEDSKRRKMDIKLESEDANFSFPEVPHSGNPEGKTSNRGTSNGIGLTAISASRTGNGTAGTVGRVIGVTKPRPAMGVLGKRSPITHQGPVTLTSQLSTTSIDGKVQLQIICQPEQQHRARYQTEGSRGAVKDRTGNGFPIVRLIGYDKPTTLQVFIGTDLGRVAPHMFYQACRVSGKNSTPCIERKIDGTIVIEVDMDPSKDMLVTCDCVGILKERNVDVEHRFPQEAGVLQGRSKKKSTRCRMVFRTTITNSDGITETLQVCSHPIVCTQPPGIPEICKKSLTSCPCTGGLELFILGKNFLKDTRIVFQLDNNDMSSNLEPHWECAVLPDKEFLQQTHLVCVVPAYRRQDLAPSETVSVKLYAVSSGKTSEPHTFFYTAASTSSEPSMSKVESITPPLATTNGETAALSSSPSAVTLTTGVPANTLVQSAATATSNFLTTMQSQQAPNQPPEALKSDPSPPPAATQSQVTPVMMWTSQSPNCQNSSADVMMPPPSLIANPLLNRRSSSNLQLILPDNLKTEVLDENSENSMLSDNSMQSIPTPTANGPTGTSPLQQLVNENSREAAQSNIIRSVTVPANGSPVQEAVSLLGVVDLMRNQHPLTMVSTHQNTFGESTSNGSIQGAGVVDLRMKHHQSDYNALSSFAASSVGQPLPAQSGHSVEEYLSHIESTVSTVKEQENAESNFVDAMQQRASIITSSRQAAQQSQTGLLVPSAQAAAVKLDVLVNSAAESHQIVSPLQSVNPNSTSMMNHVDDAISSPQQGTRTSPPIPVKTMLLEALMPQSVSQSVQPMAATGANAVSSSASVQESPSNESLLTTINAALLPPVTIQESSVTANGTPNSTVQSHNALQVANETIATTADHIQQMQALTQQEVVVIQQQVQQVEQVVAHAQQQVEQVVAQVQQQAVQAVQQAQQQVVQQVVQHAQVVQQAVQQVQAVQQVQVPAVQQAVQQATQEVVQQAVQQATQEVVQQVQAVQQAVQQAQAAQAMQQAVQQDIGSMLNQPAGFVAEASSALASGAAQEPSQQRLTTAAEQAINNVITNATKDIINNRPITTTTAHAIIATKNILNSVATQSAQLMNSAMEGILPKSPPGQSNIVEQVTSKSPPVALPVTPNRQNVNASIPNAAPSAAGSSVRKPEDVGNMLPQELTSMSEHELLNYINHSCFDPQGGFLM; encoded by the exons ATGGCACCCgatctcgaaaaaagaaggcAAGAACTTCGGAGGACCGGCAGCGGCACCTCGACGAGTCCTTGTCACGAGCACGTGGGGATGCTATTGCAACTTGCCCGTCCGATTCCCATCAAGTTCATATCACCGACGGATCTTTATTTTCACG GTAGCAATGCAGGAGGCTCATCGTCCACGGTGACAGGATCCATATTAAGGAGTTCCGCGGCACCTAATAATCGAACGCACTCAATCAACAGGAGAGCGGTTCACCAGCAACGagagcagcagcaacagcagcaatcGTCGATTCCTTTGAGCGGTGGCACCGCTCAAAATTCGGATGATCACGAAGCAAGAGCAACCAGCTCGGCGCAAGACGCTTGCGACAATTCGAACGATTCTGGTCTTGGTTTCGAAGAACGACAACAACAGCTCAACACCGCTAAc GCGTGGAACGGCGTCGGTGAAGAGGactcgaagagaagaaaaatggataTAAAGCTCGAATCCGAGGACgcaaatttctcttttcctgaGGTCCCTCATTCTGGCAATCCCGAAGGAAAAACTTCGAATAGAGGTACGAGCAATGGCATCGGTCTTACGGCGATCTCAGCTAGTAGAACAGGAAACGGAACTGCTGGCACCGTAGGCAGGGTCATCGGTGTTACGAAACCTCGTCCAGCCATGGGTGTTTTGGGTAAACGCTCACCGATAACCCATCAAGGCCCCGTCACCCTCACCTCGCAACTTT CTACCACATCTATAGATGGAAAGGTACAATTACAGATCATTTGTCAGCCTGAACAACAACACCGTGCGCGCTATCAAACGGAAGGTTCGAGAGGAGCGGTGAAAGATCGCACAGGAAACGGATTTCCTATCGTACGTTTGATCGGTTACGACAAACCGACAACCCTTCAAGTCTTTATCGGCACAGATCTTGGCAGAGTGGCACCGCACATGTTTTATCAAGCCTGTCGAGTTAGCGGTAAAAATTCGACGCCTTGTATCGAGAGGAAAATCGATGGCACGATCGTAATCGAAGTGGATATGGATCCTTCAAAGGATATGCTTGTCACCTGCGATTGCGTTGGTATCTTAAAGGAACGTAACGTTGACGTAGAACACAGATTTCCACAAGAAGCAGGTGTACTTCAAGGACGAAGCAAGAAAAAATCCACGAGATGTCGTATGGTCTTCCGGACGACAATTACTAACTCTGATGGTATTACGGAAACGTTGCAAGTTTGTTCGCACCCTATAGTTTGCA CTCAACCACCAGGTATTCCTGAAATTTGCAAAAAATCATTAACTTCCTGTCCGTGTACCGGAggattagaattatttatccTGGGAAAGAATTTCCTGAAAGACACTCGTATAGTCTTTCAATTGGATAACAACGATATGTCGAGCAATTTGGAGCCTCACTGGGAATGTGCCGTCTTGCCTGATAAAGAATTCCTTCAGCAAACTCATTTGGTATGCGTTGTGCCGGCTTATAGACGCCAAGACTTGGCTCCTTCGGAAACTGTGAGCGTGAAACTCTATGCGGTATCTTCGGGAAAAACGAGCGAACCACACACCTTTTTCTACACGGCTGCATCCACTTCTTCCGAACCATCGATGAGTAAAGTCGAATCTATAACACCACCACTCGCTACGACCAACGGTGAGACTGCTGCTCTATCGTCGTCTCCTTCGGCAGTAACCTTGACAACCGGTGTCCCCGCCAACA CTTTGGTACAGTCTGCCGCCACAGCAACATCAAATTTCTTGACAACGATGCAATCTCAACAAGCACCGAATCAACCTCCAGAAGCTCTTAAAAGCGACCCGAGTCCTCCCCCAGCAGCAACGCAATCTCAAGTAACACCAGTAATGATGTGGACCTCTCAGTCGCCAAACTGTCAGAATTCCTCGGCCGATGTAATGATGCCACCTCCATCCTTAATAGCGAATCCTCTTTTAAATCGGCGCTCCTCTTCGAATCTTCAACTAATTCTTCCGGATAATTTAAAAACAGAAGTATTGGATGAGAACAGCGAGAACAGCATGCTCAGTGATAACAGTATGCAAAGTATACCAACACCTACGGCGAATGGCCCAACGGGAACAAGTCCTTTGCAACAACTCGTTAATGAGAATTCCAGAGAAGCCGCCCAGTCCAATATCATCAGATCAGTAACTGTACCTGCAAACGGTTCTCCGGTACAAGAAGCTGTGAGTCTTCTTGGTGTCGTGGACCTAATGCGTAACCAACATCCTCTAACTATGGTGTCTACTCATCAGAATACATTCGGAG AAAGCACTTCTAATGGCAGTATTCAGGGTGCCGGTGTCGTCGACCTCCGTATGAAGCATCATCAGTCCGACTACAATGCGTTATCTAGCTTCGCTGCTTCCTCCGTGGGACAACCGTTACCAGCTCAAAGCGGTCACAGCGTGGAGGAATATTTGAGTCACATCGAATCTACCGTGTCTACGgtgaaagaacaagagaatgCTGAAAGTAATTTTGTAGATGCTATGCAACAACGAGCTTCTATAATCACTTCTAGTCGACAAGCGGCTCAACAATCTCAAACTGGTCTCTTGGTACCTTCCGCGCAAGCTGCAGCTGTAAAATTGGACGTGCTAGTGAATTCCGCTGCAGAATCTCATCAAATTGTGTCACCTTTGCAATCAGTAAATCCGAATTCTACAAGCATGATGAATCATGTCGACGATGCCATTTCCAGTCCGCAGCAAGGAACTAGAACGAGTCCACCAATCCCAGTGAAGACGATGCTTCTCGAAGCTTTGATGCCACAATCAGTTTCACAGTCGGTGCAACCAATGGCAGCAACTGGTGCAAACGCTGTCTCGTCTTCCGCGTCAGTTCAAGAGTCTCCATCCAATGAGAGCTTACTCACAACGATTAACGCTGCACTTTTGCCACCGGTTACGATACAGGAATCGTCGGTAACTGCGAATGGAACGCCTAACTCAACGGTTCAATCACATAACGCGCTTCAAGTTGCGAATGAAACAATAGCTACAACGGCCGATCATATTCAACAGATGCAAGCTCTGACTCAACAGGAAGTTGTGGTGATACAACAGCAGGTACAACAGGTTGAGCAAGTTGTCGCACACGCACAACAGCAGGTAGAACAGGTGGTAGCTCAGGTACAACAGCAGGCGGTACAAGCCGTACAACAAGCACAGCAACAAGTAGTACAGCAAGTTGTGCAGCACGCACAAGTCGTTCAACAAGCGGTGCAGCAAGTTCAAGCGGTGCAACAAGTACAGGTACCTGCGGTTCAGCAAGCTGTACAGCAAGCTACGCAAGAAGTCGTACAACAAGCTGTACAGCAAGCAACTCAAGAAGTAGTTCAACAGGTACAAGCTGTTCAGCAAGCTGTACAGCAGGCTCAAGCGGCACAAGCTATGCAGCAAGCTGTTCAACAAGACATTGGATCGATGTTGAATCAGCCAGCAGGATTCGTGGCAGAAGCGAGTTCTGCCTTGGCTAGCGGTGCTGCTCAAGAACCTTCGCAGCAAAGACTAACGACTGCGGCTGAGCAAGCAATCAACAACGTCATTACGAATGCTACGAaagatattatcaataatcgACCAATCACGACGACTACGGCGCACGCCATCATTGctacgaaaaatatattaaacagcGTGGCCACTCAAAGCGCTCAACTAATGAACAGTGCCATGGAAGGGATTTTACCTAAGTCACCTCCTGGACAAAGTAACATAGTCGAGCAAGTCACTAGCAAATCGCCACCTGTTGCTTTACCTGTTACTCCTAATAGACAGAACGTCAATGCATCCATACCAAATGCAGCACCAAGCGCTGCTGGTTCTTCCGTGAGAAAGCCTGAAGATGTGGGAAACATGCTACCTCAGGAACTCACTTCCATGTCAGAACACGAACTTCTCAATTACATTAATCATAGCTGTTTCGATCCTCAGGGTGGCTTTTTGATGTAG
- the LOC127062343 gene encoding nuclear factor of activated T-cells 5-like isoform X1, protein MAPDLEKRRQELRRTGSGTSTSPCHEHVGMLLQLARPIPIKFISPTDLYFHGSNAGGSSSTVTGSILRSSAAPNNRTHSINRRAVHQQREQQQQQQSSIPLSGGTAQNSDDHEARATSSAQDACDNSNDSGLGFEERQQQLNTANAWNGVGEEDSKRRKMDIKLESEDANFSFPEVPHSGNPEGKTSNRGTSNGIGLTAISASRTGNGTAGTVGRVIGVTKPRPAMGVLGKRSPITHQGPVTLTSQLSTTSIDGKVQLQIICQPEQQHRARYQTEGSRGAVKDRTGNGFPIVRLIGYDKPTTLQVFIGTDLGRVAPHMFYQACRVSGKNSTPCIERKIDGTIVIEVDMDPSKDMLVTCDCVGILKERNVDVEHRFPQEAGVLQGRSKKKSTRCRMVFRTTITNSDGITETLQVCSHPIVCTQPPGIPEICKKSLTSCPCTGGLELFILGKNFLKDTRIVFQLDNNDMSSNLEPHWECAVLPDKEFLQQTHLVCVVPAYRRQDLAPSETVSVKLYAVSSGKTSEPHTFFYTAASTSSEPSMSKVESITPPLATTNGETAALSSSPSAVTLTTGVPANTLVQSAATATSNFLTTMQSQQAPNQPPEALKSDPSPPPAATQSQVTPVMMWTSQSPNCQNSSADVMMPPPSLIANPLLNRRSSSNLQLILPDNLKTEVLDENSENSMLSDNSMQSIPTPTANGPTGTSPLQQLVNENSREAAQSNIIRSVTVPANGSPVQEAVSLLGVVDLMRNQHPLTMVSTHQNTFGGMHESSQVKVLSPHHINKDTNSILTAESTSNGSIQGAGVVDLRMKHHQSDYNALSSFAASSVGQPLPAQSGHSVEEYLSHIESTVSTVKEQENAESNFVDAMQQRASIITSSRQAAQQSQTGLLVPSAQAAAVKLDVLVNSAAESHQIVSPLQSVNPNSTSMMNHVDDAISSPQQGTRTSPPIPVKTMLLEALMPQSVSQSVQPMAATGANAVSSSASVQESPSNESLLTTINAALLPPVTIQESSVTANGTPNSTVQSHNALQVANETIATTADHIQQMQALTQQEVVVIQQQVQQVEQVVAHAQQQVEQVVAQVQQQAVQAVQQAQQQVVQQVVQHAQVVQQAVQQVQAVQQVQVPAVQQAVQQATQEVVQQAVQQATQEVVQQVQAVQQAVQQAQAAQAMQQAVQQDIGSMLNQPAGFVAEASSALASGAAQEPSQQRLTTAAEQAINNVITNATKDIINNRPITTTTAHAIIATKNILNSVATQSAQLMNSAMEGILPKSPPGQSNIVEQVTSKSPPVALPVTPNRQNVNASIPNAAPSAAGSSVRKPEDVGNMLPQELTSMSEHELLNYINHSCFDPQGGFLM, encoded by the exons ATGGCACCCgatctcgaaaaaagaaggcAAGAACTTCGGAGGACCGGCAGCGGCACCTCGACGAGTCCTTGTCACGAGCACGTGGGGATGCTATTGCAACTTGCCCGTCCGATTCCCATCAAGTTCATATCACCGACGGATCTTTATTTTCACG GTAGCAATGCAGGAGGCTCATCGTCCACGGTGACAGGATCCATATTAAGGAGTTCCGCGGCACCTAATAATCGAACGCACTCAATCAACAGGAGAGCGGTTCACCAGCAACGagagcagcagcaacagcagcaatcGTCGATTCCTTTGAGCGGTGGCACCGCTCAAAATTCGGATGATCACGAAGCAAGAGCAACCAGCTCGGCGCAAGACGCTTGCGACAATTCGAACGATTCTGGTCTTGGTTTCGAAGAACGACAACAACAGCTCAACACCGCTAAc GCGTGGAACGGCGTCGGTGAAGAGGactcgaagagaagaaaaatggataTAAAGCTCGAATCCGAGGACgcaaatttctcttttcctgaGGTCCCTCATTCTGGCAATCCCGAAGGAAAAACTTCGAATAGAGGTACGAGCAATGGCATCGGTCTTACGGCGATCTCAGCTAGTAGAACAGGAAACGGAACTGCTGGCACCGTAGGCAGGGTCATCGGTGTTACGAAACCTCGTCCAGCCATGGGTGTTTTGGGTAAACGCTCACCGATAACCCATCAAGGCCCCGTCACCCTCACCTCGCAACTTT CTACCACATCTATAGATGGAAAGGTACAATTACAGATCATTTGTCAGCCTGAACAACAACACCGTGCGCGCTATCAAACGGAAGGTTCGAGAGGAGCGGTGAAAGATCGCACAGGAAACGGATTTCCTATCGTACGTTTGATCGGTTACGACAAACCGACAACCCTTCAAGTCTTTATCGGCACAGATCTTGGCAGAGTGGCACCGCACATGTTTTATCAAGCCTGTCGAGTTAGCGGTAAAAATTCGACGCCTTGTATCGAGAGGAAAATCGATGGCACGATCGTAATCGAAGTGGATATGGATCCTTCAAAGGATATGCTTGTCACCTGCGATTGCGTTGGTATCTTAAAGGAACGTAACGTTGACGTAGAACACAGATTTCCACAAGAAGCAGGTGTACTTCAAGGACGAAGCAAGAAAAAATCCACGAGATGTCGTATGGTCTTCCGGACGACAATTACTAACTCTGATGGTATTACGGAAACGTTGCAAGTTTGTTCGCACCCTATAGTTTGCA CTCAACCACCAGGTATTCCTGAAATTTGCAAAAAATCATTAACTTCCTGTCCGTGTACCGGAggattagaattatttatccTGGGAAAGAATTTCCTGAAAGACACTCGTATAGTCTTTCAATTGGATAACAACGATATGTCGAGCAATTTGGAGCCTCACTGGGAATGTGCCGTCTTGCCTGATAAAGAATTCCTTCAGCAAACTCATTTGGTATGCGTTGTGCCGGCTTATAGACGCCAAGACTTGGCTCCTTCGGAAACTGTGAGCGTGAAACTCTATGCGGTATCTTCGGGAAAAACGAGCGAACCACACACCTTTTTCTACACGGCTGCATCCACTTCTTCCGAACCATCGATGAGTAAAGTCGAATCTATAACACCACCACTCGCTACGACCAACGGTGAGACTGCTGCTCTATCGTCGTCTCCTTCGGCAGTAACCTTGACAACCGGTGTCCCCGCCAACA CTTTGGTACAGTCTGCCGCCACAGCAACATCAAATTTCTTGACAACGATGCAATCTCAACAAGCACCGAATCAACCTCCAGAAGCTCTTAAAAGCGACCCGAGTCCTCCCCCAGCAGCAACGCAATCTCAAGTAACACCAGTAATGATGTGGACCTCTCAGTCGCCAAACTGTCAGAATTCCTCGGCCGATGTAATGATGCCACCTCCATCCTTAATAGCGAATCCTCTTTTAAATCGGCGCTCCTCTTCGAATCTTCAACTAATTCTTCCGGATAATTTAAAAACAGAAGTATTGGATGAGAACAGCGAGAACAGCATGCTCAGTGATAACAGTATGCAAAGTATACCAACACCTACGGCGAATGGCCCAACGGGAACAAGTCCTTTGCAACAACTCGTTAATGAGAATTCCAGAGAAGCCGCCCAGTCCAATATCATCAGATCAGTAACTGTACCTGCAAACGGTTCTCCGGTACAAGAAGCTGTGAGTCTTCTTGGTGTCGTGGACCTAATGCGTAACCAACATCCTCTAACTATGGTGTCTACTCATCAGAATACATTCGGAGGTATGCATGAGTCGTCTCAAGTCAAAGTTCTCAGTCCACATCACATCAACAAAGATACTAATTCGATATTGACGGCAGAAAGCACTTCTAATGGCAGTATTCAGGGTGCCGGTGTCGTCGACCTCCGTATGAAGCATCATCAGTCCGACTACAATGCGTTATCTAGCTTCGCTGCTTCCTCCGTGGGACAACCGTTACCAGCTCAAAGCGGTCACAGCGTGGAGGAATATTTGAGTCACATCGAATCTACCGTGTCTACGgtgaaagaacaagagaatgCTGAAAGTAATTTTGTAGATGCTATGCAACAACGAGCTTCTATAATCACTTCTAGTCGACAAGCGGCTCAACAATCTCAAACTGGTCTCTTGGTACCTTCCGCGCAAGCTGCAGCTGTAAAATTGGACGTGCTAGTGAATTCCGCTGCAGAATCTCATCAAATTGTGTCACCTTTGCAATCAGTAAATCCGAATTCTACAAGCATGATGAATCATGTCGACGATGCCATTTCCAGTCCGCAGCAAGGAACTAGAACGAGTCCACCAATCCCAGTGAAGACGATGCTTCTCGAAGCTTTGATGCCACAATCAGTTTCACAGTCGGTGCAACCAATGGCAGCAACTGGTGCAAACGCTGTCTCGTCTTCCGCGTCAGTTCAAGAGTCTCCATCCAATGAGAGCTTACTCACAACGATTAACGCTGCACTTTTGCCACCGGTTACGATACAGGAATCGTCGGTAACTGCGAATGGAACGCCTAACTCAACGGTTCAATCACATAACGCGCTTCAAGTTGCGAATGAAACAATAGCTACAACGGCCGATCATATTCAACAGATGCAAGCTCTGACTCAACAGGAAGTTGTGGTGATACAACAGCAGGTACAACAGGTTGAGCAAGTTGTCGCACACGCACAACAGCAGGTAGAACAGGTGGTAGCTCAGGTACAACAGCAGGCGGTACAAGCCGTACAACAAGCACAGCAACAAGTAGTACAGCAAGTTGTGCAGCACGCACAAGTCGTTCAACAAGCGGTGCAGCAAGTTCAAGCGGTGCAACAAGTACAGGTACCTGCGGTTCAGCAAGCTGTACAGCAAGCTACGCAAGAAGTCGTACAACAAGCTGTACAGCAAGCAACTCAAGAAGTAGTTCAACAGGTACAAGCTGTTCAGCAAGCTGTACAGCAGGCTCAAGCGGCACAAGCTATGCAGCAAGCTGTTCAACAAGACATTGGATCGATGTTGAATCAGCCAGCAGGATTCGTGGCAGAAGCGAGTTCTGCCTTGGCTAGCGGTGCTGCTCAAGAACCTTCGCAGCAAAGACTAACGACTGCGGCTGAGCAAGCAATCAACAACGTCATTACGAATGCTACGAaagatattatcaataatcgACCAATCACGACGACTACGGCGCACGCCATCATTGctacgaaaaatatattaaacagcGTGGCCACTCAAAGCGCTCAACTAATGAACAGTGCCATGGAAGGGATTTTACCTAAGTCACCTCCTGGACAAAGTAACATAGTCGAGCAAGTCACTAGCAAATCGCCACCTGTTGCTTTACCTGTTACTCCTAATAGACAGAACGTCAATGCATCCATACCAAATGCAGCACCAAGCGCTGCTGGTTCTTCCGTGAGAAAGCCTGAAGATGTGGGAAACATGCTACCTCAGGAACTCACTTCCATGTCAGAACACGAACTTCTCAATTACATTAATCATAGCTGTTTCGATCCTCAGGGTGGCTTTTTGATGTAG